Within the Flavobacterium sp. N502536 genome, the region ACTTTTATGGAAACGATGAGAATGCCAGAGGAAATGGCTTCCTTGAATATGAGAATTTAAAAGTAAAGCTGTTTAAAAAGAAACATCCGGAAAAAGAAGCTAAACTAAAGACTGCCGTTGCCAATTTATTGCTCAAAGATGACTCGGGAGAAAAATCCAAAACAGCCGATGTTGAATTAGACCGAATTCAGGAGAAATCATTCTATAATTTTTTATGGCGAAGCATCGCTGAGTCATTCAAGAAGATTTTGATTTGAGGTGAGGTGTTTTTCACTACGAATTAATTGATCAACTATTGGTAATGATCTTGTCATTTAGAGGATTGATGAATTCTGTAAAATAACAAACTGCAAACCTGACAATTATCAGGTATTTTGCCCATTTATTTTCTAACCTTTGCTTATTATTTTAATTTAAAAGCAAATGGAAAAACCATCTTTACACACTTTTCATATCCCTGTAATGGGTCTCGCATATACGATTGACAGCCCGATTCGGGTGGCACAATTTGGTATTTCATCTGTTATTTCTATTGCTGATGATGATTTAATTGAAAAGATGCGTAATTTTTACAGTGCTAAGTTTAATTTCCCATACGAAGAAATAAGTCAAAAATTTCAGGATTACCGGGCACAGCGCATTACTTCTTATCTCAATTTGGTCGATAAGATTGTGAAAGAAAAATTCGAAAATTTTAAAACGGAATTAATCGAAAGCAAAACCGCATTGGAAAACTATATGGCGATGCTGCCAAATACTTCCGACATCAAAAAAGGGTTTCAGAATTTACTGGAGGACGGGATTTCTTTTAAAGAAAATATCCAAAACTATATCGAATCTCATCTTTCACCCGGTTCTATTGATGTCAATATCATGACCAAACTCGATAAAGATAATTTCGAGAAAAACGAACAGCTTCCTATCGAATTTAATGATGCTCATGCTGCTTTAAGGGGGTTTGCCAATAGTAATCTGGAATCTTCAGTTGTACTTTCGGCAGGAATGAATCCGAGATTGTACAGCTATTTTGAAAATTTCTCCGATTTTTTTCCCAATAGTAAAAACGAACTTAAAAAAAGAATTATTCTAAAAGTAAGCGATTTTAGATCGGCGATGATTCAGGGAAATTTCCTTGCTAAAAAAGGCCTTTGGGTTTCTGAATACCGAATCGAATCAGGATTAAACTGCGGCGGACATGCTTTTGCAACTGACGGTCTTTTATTGGGTCCGATTTTAGAAGAGTTCAAACAAAAAAAGAATCAGCTTATTCAGTCGGCACACGAACTGATGACAAAAGTATTACAGCAAAAACAAGTTCATGCGCCCGAAAATCCATTGCCTTTAAAAATTACGGTACAAGGCGGCGTGGGAACTGCCGAAGAACACGCATTTTTGCTGCAAAATTATGAGGTCGATTCAGTGGGATGGGGGTCACCTTTTTTATTGGTTCCCGAAGCCACATCGGTGGATCAGGCCACCCGCAATTTATTAATGGAAGCGAAAGAGAAAGATTTGTATTTGAGTCATATTTCTCCGTTGGGTATTCCGTTTAATACTTTGAAAGGCACGACAAATGAAATTCTAAAACAAAAAAGAATCGATCAAAACAAAGCCGGAAGCGCCTGTCCCAAAAAATTTCTGGCACTAAGCAAAGAATACGACCCGCATGGGATTTGCACAGCCTCTAAAAAATTTCAGGATATTAAATTAGAAGAACTAGCCTCAAAAAAAGAATCTCTTTCCACTGAAGCCTACGAAAGAGCAAAGTTTGCCATCACCGAAAAATCCTGTTTGTGTGTTGGGTTGGCCAATGCCTCTTATTTAGAAAATGATATTAAAATTAAAGGTCAGCCACAGGGTGTTGTCATCTGTCCGGGGCCCAATATGGCCTATTTTGACCACGAAGTTTCCCTGTCTGATATGTTGGCACATATTTATGGAAACAAATCAATTTTGAGAACCTATAACAGGCCTAATTTATTTGTGAAGGAACTGAAAATGTATATTGAATATCTGAGAAATGAGATCCATACTATTTCGGGAGAAATCACGAATGCCCAATTAAAAAAATGGAATACTTTTAAAGCGAACCTCCTGGAGGGAATTGCTTATTACGAAGATTTATTTGGATCTGCTTTGTATTTTCAAAATGATACCGAAAAGATTAAATACCAATTCGATTTTTACAAACTGGAACTGGCTACAATTAAAGTCCCGGTCGCTGAGTTGGTATAAAGAAACTGCCGATTTAAATTTTAAATCGGCAGTTTTATTTTAAAAGCTATCTTATCCTTTATTCTTTTTTCTTCTTGCTCCCATCAATGATTGCTCCGGTTCCGGCACCAACACCTGCTCCGGCCAAACCGCCTATTATGGCTCCCTGACCTTTTTTCTTACTCACAATAGCTCCGGTCACTGCTCCTACTCCGGCACCAATTACGGCACCTTTGGCAGCTGAACTCCAACCTTTCTTTTTAGCTGTGGTTTGCGGTGCTGCTACGGGTCTGTCGGCTTGCTGATGTACCACTACAACTTTTTGAGATTCCACCTTTTGCTCTTCTTTGATCTTTGCCATTTCTGTTTTCATTGAATCAATAACTCTTTGTTTATTAATTTCAACTTTCATCGAATCAATACTAGCTTGTTTCGCTTTATTAATATCCTCTTTTCCCTGATTCTGGCAAGAAATAATAGATAATGCAGCTATTAAAATACATAAGGCTTTCATGATTTTGTAGTTTAAAAATTATTACACTACAAAGTAAAGGAGATCTATATCGTTGAAGTTACAAGATTTAACGCAAAGCTTATACAATTTGAAGATTTTAAGTGGTTTCCGATTTTGTGGAGACCAATTATTTTTATAGCCCTTTTAAAAAAAATCGCCAAAACATTAAGTCCTGGCGAAATTATATTTTAAATTATTTCCCTAAAATTCCTTTTTTCAGAATTTGTCCAAAATCGTACATGTCTTCATACGAACAATACAATGGAACAGGTGCCAGACGAATTACATTGGGTTCACGCCAGTCGGTTATTACACCATTTTTCATCAGATAATCAAACAAGCTTCTTCCTTCTCCATGTAAAAAGACGGAAAGCTGGGAAGCTCTTTCGTCAGGATTTGAAGGCGTTATGATCTCAAAATTGCCTTTTACTTCCTTATCGATTTCATGTAAAATAAATTCTAAATAGGCGGTAATTTTATCTCTTTTTACGATCAAAGTATCCATTCCAACCTCAGCAAACATTTCAACCGAAGCCAAATAAGGCGCTAAAGAAAGTACGGGTAGATTACTAATTTGCCAACCGTCTGCTCCATGAACAGGATCAAAAACAGGTTCCATTTTAAAACGGCGTTCCTTATTGTGTCCCCACCATCCGGCAAATCTTGGCAAGTCAGGATTGTTATGGTGTTTTTCATGTACAAAACAGCCTGAAGCATTTCCCGGTCCTGAATTCATGTATTTATAACTGCACCAGGCGGCGAAATCTACATTCCAGTTGTGAAGCTCCAGTTTGATATTTCCGGCAGCATGTGCCAAATCCCAACCTACTTTTGCTCCGGCTTTTTGTCCCGCAGCTGTAATTGTTTTCATGTCGAAAACCTGCCCGGTATAATAATTTACTCCTCCAATTAACACCAAGGCCAGTTCGTCTCCAACTTCTTCAATTTTAGCCAGTATATCTTCAAGACGAATATTGTGTTCTCCGTCACGGCGTTTGATTTCTACAATCGCATCTTCTGCTTTATAACCATGAAAATGTACCTGACTCTGAAACATATACTGATCTGAAGGAAATGCTTTTTCCTCGCAGATAATTTTATAACGGGTGGCTGTTGGCTGATAAAAAGAAACCATCAACAAATGAAGGTTTACGGTCAGCGTATTCATCACGGTAACTTCAGAAGGTAAAGCCCCAACAATTTTACTCAAAGGTGCTGCAAATCTTTCCTGATAATCCCACCACGGTTTTTCTGCATAAAAATGACCTTCTACGGCAAGATCTGCCCAGTCGTTCATTACCTCATCAATATAAGCTTTGGTACGTTTTGGCTGTAAGCCTAATGAATTTCCGGTAAAGTAAATTACTCTTTTGTCATTAACTTTTGGGAATATAAATTGGTCCTGATAGTGATTTAAAGTATCCTCTGAATCGAGTTGTTTCGCGAATTCGCGTGTATTTTGAAAAGTCATTGCGTTTGTTTTGAATCGTAAAAATAACAAAAATTGTTTATTTTGTTTCAAGTTTCAGGTTTCAAGTTACCAACAGAACCTGAAACTTGAAACTTGAAACCATTATAAAATAGAAAACCCGACAAGTTTAAAAACTTGTCGGGTCTGTTTATAAGATAAATTCTAATTAAAGAATTAACATCGCATCTCCGTAAGAATAGAATTTGTATTCTTCTTTGATTGCTTCTTCGTAAGCTCTTTTCATCAAATCGTGACCACAGAAAGCAGAAATCATCATTAATAATGTTGATTTTGGTGTGTGGAAGTTTGTAATCATACAGTTTGCAATACTAAAATCGTGAGGAGGAAAAATAAATTTATTCGTCCAGCCTTCGTAAGGATTTAAAGTATTTTGAGAAGAAACCGAACTTTCGATGGCACGCATTGAAGTTGTTCCAACAGCACAAATACGTTTTCTTCCTGCTTTTGCAGCATTTACGATATCGCAAGCTTCTTGTCTGATGATTAATTCCTCAGAATCCATTTTGTGTTTTGACAAATCTTCAACCTCAACCGGGTTAAAAGTTCCTAAACCTACGTGAAGTGTCACTTCAGCAAAGTTTACTCCTTTAATTTCTAATTTTTTCAAAAGGTGTTTTGAGAAGTGTAAACCAGCAGTTGGTGCCGCTACAGCTCCTTCTTCTTTTGCATAAATTGTTTGGTATCTTTCAGCATCTTCAGCAGTTACTTCTCTGTTGATGTATTTCGGAATTGGAGTTTCTCCAAGTTCTGTCAATTTATTTCTGAATTCTTCATAAGACCCATCGTATAAGAAACGTAAAGTTCTACCACGAGAAGTAGTATTGTCGATTACCTCAGCCACTAACGAATCGTCGTCACCAAAATAAAGTTTGTTACCAATTCTGATTTTACGTGCCGGATCAACCAAAACGTCCCAAAGACGTTGCTCTGAATTTAATTCTCTTAATAAGAAAACTTCAATTCTTGCTCCTGTTTTTTCTTTGTTTCCGTACAAACGAGCAGGGAAAACTTTAGTATTGTTAAGGATCAAAACGTCTCCGTCATCAAAATAATTGATAACATCTTTGAACATTTTGTGCTCTATAGTTTGTTTTTGACGATCGATTACCATTAAACGAGACTCATCTCTGTTTTCTGCTGGAAATTCCGCTAAAAGTTCTTTTGGTAAATTAAATTGAAAATGTGATAATTTCATATTGACATTGCTGATTTTAGAGTGTAGATTTTAGATTTTTTATCTAAAATTATAAATCGTGTGCAAATATACGATTGTGAGATAGGCGTTGTCAAGTGTTTTGCTGTTTATTTTCAAAAGTCGTTGGTTTACGGATACTTTGAGTTGCTTAAAAATGAAAGTTTTATCTTTTTTTTAACTATAGTGCAAATCAAAGTGACTTTAATCCCCGTTCCTGAAAAATCGGCACCAATTTTAATGGTCAAAACCAAAAAAATAATTGCACAAAAAAACCTCCGGTTTGAGCCGGAGGTTTTTCTATTTTGTTCAACTCTTAAAAGAACTTTTATTTTTTATAGTGTCTCAATTTCAAAGGCTAATGCTTTCAAATCATTCCAGAAATCAGGATACGATTTTGAAACTACTTCGGCATCCTCAATAATTATGGGCACTTTTAAAGCCAATGGTGCAAATGCCATCGCCATACGGTGATCGTTGTAAGTCGCAATTTTCACATTGTGTTTAATGTTTTCTGATGCCGTCAAAGTCAAACTGTCATTCGTTACTGAGATCTCAGCTCCTAATTTGGTAAGTTCCACTCGCAATGCTTCCAATCGGTCTGTTTCTTTTATTTTCAAAGTATGAAGACCTGTTAAATGACAGCCGATTCCTAATCCTAAACAAGTTACTACGATGGTCTGTGCGATATCTGGCGTATTGTTCAATTCAAAATTTACAGTTTCAAATTTAAAATTCTCCTGTTTTACCAGCGTCATTTTATTGTCCTGAAAAGTAGTTTTGACACCCAATTTTTCATAAAGTGATACTAATTCAGAATCCCCCTGTAAACTATTTTCTTTATAACTGCTTAAAGTTATCGAAGCGGTGTCAGCCAAGGCTACTAAACTAAAGAAGTACGAAGCCGAACTCCAGTCCGATTCCACTACCATTTCTTTAGAAGCTACTTGAGCTTTTGGATATACTTTAATCACATTTCCTTCAAAACTCGTTTGAATATCTAAATCGTTTAGCAAAGCCAAAGTCATTTTGATATAAGGAATGGAAGTAATCTCCCCTTCTAAAGTCAATTCAAGACCATTCTCCAATTTTGACGCCACTAATAAAAGTGCCGAAATATACTGACTGCTTACATTGGCGGCCAAAGTTACTTTTGAAGCGGTTACTTTTTTTCCTTTGATACGAATTGGAGGATACCCTGCTGCTTTTTCATAAGAGATTTCAACACCCAATTGTTCCAAAGCTTCTACCAAGATCTTTATCGGACGCTCCTGCATTCTGCTGGAACCTGTCATCACTACTTCTCTGCCTTCATTTACTGCAAAATAGGCCGTTAAAAAACGCATTGCCGTTCCTGCATGGTGAATGTCTATAATTTCATCATGACCAATCAGTGCTTTTTGCATGACCTCGCTGTCATCAGAGTTGGAAGTATTGGCCAAAGTAATATTTGGAAACAATGCTTTTAACAACAATAACCGGTTGGTTTCGCTTTTTGATCCTGTTACTGCAATTTGTCCTTGTAAATTATGTTGAGTTGTATGGAGTAGTAAATTCATTATAGGTAATTAAATGATGCGTTTTTGCAAATTTATTTTAAATAAAGGACACACCAAAACTTTGCTGTGACTTATCACATTATTTTAATTTATCGTTGTTTTTATGACGATCCTTATCGCGAACTGACTTTAAATCCATTTTTTTATCAAAAGCAGCTTGTAAATCTATTCCGGTTTGATTGGCCAGACAGAGCACTACAAAAACAACATCGGCCAATTCTTCGCCCAGGTCTTTATTTTTGTCGCTTTCTTTTTCTGATTGTTCTCCGTACCTGCGTGCAATAATACGAGCGACTTCACCTACTTCTTCTGTAAGCTGTGCCATATTAGTTAATTCATTAAAATAACGAACACCATGCTCTTTAATCCAGGTATCGACATCAAGTTGTGCATTTTTCAAATCCATAGTTATATTTTTTTAAGAACAATTTTTTCGTTTTGACTTAAGATCATTTTACTAAAAAAGTCTTTTAATCCGTTATAATGATCTACTGCAAAAATAGTATTGTTAATTTCTTTTGAACTACTTATTTGAACTTTGTTTCCGTCGTTAACAATATTTAAAGAATAAACAATCTCTTTATCTTCAGATGAAATTCTAACCGGCGTTGGCAATGATTCTACAACATAACCTTCTGGAATTTCTATACTTAAATTGAATTTTTCATGAGTTGGATACCCAAAACAAACCGGCATTTGACGCACTTCCTGATTAAACGGATTTTTTGTTCTGGTAAAAAATAACAAGGGATTTATAAAAATCTTACCTCCAATAATTTCAATTCTATTATCTGAAACTAAGGAAAAAGTTTCTATAACCGGCTCCGAAAAATTAGCTCTGCTGTTCTCAATTTTATAATCTGATATGCTCAAATCTCCTAATTGACTTTCCAATTTTTCAAGATAACTCTCTTCAGTTTTATTAGCATTTTCAATTCTAAATCGATAGGCTTCATAATCTGATCTTTGAATTCTGATTTTACCTTCGATTTTACCCTGATTGTCAATTTTAACCAAAATATTCGAAAAATATCTTGAAGCATTGGTTGGCACTAAATTTATTTCTTGTGAAGTTCCATCATCCTTAATCAATCTTCCTCGCCAGTTTAAAACATTTAAAGGCAAAATTCCCGGATAAGTAAATTTGTTGGTTGCATCTAAAAGGATTTGTTTCCCATCGATTTCAGCAGCGGCAATAACATAATTAAAACCTGTTCTTGTAGGATAAACCGGCACACCGTTTTCGGTTGTACTTATCAAAACAGGATTTACATCTATCCCTGCCAATTTCAACATATTAATTAAAATAAAATTGATCTCGGCTACATTTCCGGTTTGATCTGCATATGCTTTAACAATCCCTTTATCTGTATAATAATCATTTTTTTCATTCCAGTTCATTTTACTCTGAACAAATTTAAAAATGATATTCAGTCTTTCATTTGGCGACTCGACATTGGTTAGTAATCGTTTAACATCTTCTAATAAAAAGTTCTTTTCATTTAGTTCTTTCCCGAAGCTTTTATCTTTAAAAATTGTAGTCGTGACACCTTCCCATGTTAATGCATAATCTTTTACAGGTTGATCCGGATAACGTACTCTTTCTAACTCATGTTGAATGGAACCTCTATAATTATCAATATTATCTACATAAGGTTCATCTGTTAAAGCCGGAATATCCTTACCCACATAAAAAGCACTAATTTGATTGTACGAAAGCACGGCTGATCTATTATAATCATCATTAAAATTCTGACTTTCGTTTATAAATTTTGCCCCTCTTTCGACTTTATGATTTCCGATCAAAATAGGTTTATAAATATAATATTCCGGAATATCTGTTTTATACTCAAAATAAGATACCGGAATTTCATATTGAAAATCAAAATCGGGCAATCTGACAATATTTTCAGATTTGAGAATATATTTATATTCAATAATAGAACCCACTTTTACTTTGGGTAATGTTATCGTTTTTTCATTCCAAAATTGATTTACTTTTTTCTTGAAACTTCCTTGATTGTCTAGTTTTGTTTTTACAATCGATCCGTTTTCCAGATTATATGTTATAGCATTAGAAAACTCTAATTTATCATCGCCTAAACTTTCATAACCAATATAAAACCGAACCTTCTGATCAGCCCACTTTAATCCTTCTCTTTTGTAAATTTTAATTTTAAATTCATACACATGATTTGCTGTAAACCCTTTGTCTTTATTGTAGGTAAAAAAAGTTCGCGCTTTTTTAAACAAAATTGTCGCTGCTGCTGCTGTATCCTTTGGATTTGTTTTTTCTTTTAATTCAGCAATAGTTACTTTTCCAAGCTCATAATTTTGAGCTTTAACTTTTAAAACTCCAAAAAACAAAAGAAAAACTATTACTAATTTTTCAAACTTCATTTTTATATTCTTTTTAAAACAATTTTCTCCGTTTCTTTCGCAATCATTCCTTTGTAATATTCTTTTAACATTTCATATTGCTCCGTCGTAACGATTGCGGCATTGATTTGATGCTGAATGGTGATTTGTAAAAGATTATCGTTTGCAGCAATATTAAATTTAAAGCTGCCTAAATTATCTTCCATATTAAAAACTACAGGGGCAGGTACTGTTTCTGCTGTAAAACCTTCCGGAATTTGAAGTGTAATATTGTATTTATCCATAAATGGGAAACCAAAATCTACCGGATATTCTCTCACTTCCTGTTTAAATGGATTTTTGTCATTCGCAAAAAACAACATTGGACTTACATATATCTTTCCACCTATTACTTCACACAAATTACTTCCTGTGAAAGAATACGTTTCGATAATAGGTAATAAAATATCTTTTTCATTTGTTTTTGAATACTCACTGATTTCAATTTTGTTGTTTGAATTCTCCAGTTTTTCTAAGTATTCCTCTTCTTTCAGACCCGAGATATTAGCTCTGGTAATCATCGCATTGTAATCGGTACATTGTCTTCTGGTTTTTCCGGTGACCTTGCCTTCGGGATCAACACTAAAGTTCATAAAAACAATATCATTTGATGTTTTCTTCGGCATTAAATCTACCTCTTCAGACGTTCCGTCTTTACGAATCAGTCGACCGTACCAGTTTAAGGCCCTTAGCGGTAAAACACCCGGAGTCGAGAACTTATCAGAAGCATCTAATAAAATATTCCCTTCCGGAGTCTCCACTGCTGCGATTACATAATTAAAAGCAGTTCTGTTTGGAAAAAGTGAAATC harbors:
- a CDS encoding glycine zipper family protein, whose protein sequence is MKALCILIAALSIISCQNQGKEDINKAKQASIDSMKVEINKQRVIDSMKTEMAKIKEEQKVESQKVVVVHQQADRPVAAPQTTAKKKGWSSAAKGAVIGAGVGAVTGAIVSKKKGQGAIIGGLAGAGVGAGTGAIIDGSKKKKE
- the kynU gene encoding kynureninase, encoding MTFQNTREFAKQLDSEDTLNHYQDQFIFPKVNDKRVIYFTGNSLGLQPKRTKAYIDEVMNDWADLAVEGHFYAEKPWWDYQERFAAPLSKIVGALPSEVTVMNTLTVNLHLLMVSFYQPTATRYKIICEEKAFPSDQYMFQSQVHFHGYKAEDAIVEIKRRDGEHNIRLEDILAKIEEVGDELALVLIGGVNYYTGQVFDMKTITAAGQKAGAKVGWDLAHAAGNIKLELHNWNVDFAAWCSYKYMNSGPGNASGCFVHEKHHNNPDLPRFAGWWGHNKERRFKMEPVFDPVHGADGWQISNLPVLSLAPYLASVEMFAEVGMDTLIVKRDKITAYLEFILHEIDKEVKGNFEIITPSNPDERASQLSVFLHGEGRSLFDYLMKNGVITDWREPNVIRLAPVPLYCSYEDMYDFGQILKKGILGK
- the queA gene encoding tRNA preQ1(34) S-adenosylmethionine ribosyltransferase-isomerase QueA; the encoded protein is MKLSHFQFNLPKELLAEFPAENRDESRLMVIDRQKQTIEHKMFKDVINYFDDGDVLILNNTKVFPARLYGNKEKTGARIEVFLLRELNSEQRLWDVLVDPARKIRIGNKLYFGDDDSLVAEVIDNTTSRGRTLRFLYDGSYEEFRNKLTELGETPIPKYINREVTAEDAERYQTIYAKEEGAVAAPTAGLHFSKHLLKKLEIKGVNFAEVTLHVGLGTFNPVEVEDLSKHKMDSEELIIRQEACDIVNAAKAGRKRICAVGTTSMRAIESSVSSQNTLNPYEGWTNKFIFPPHDFSIANCMITNFHTPKSTLLMMISAFCGHDLMKRAYEEAIKEEYKFYSYGDAMLIL
- the aroA gene encoding 3-phosphoshikimate 1-carboxyvinyltransferase, giving the protein MNLLLHTTQHNLQGQIAVTGSKSETNRLLLLKALFPNITLANTSNSDDSEVMQKALIGHDEIIDIHHAGTAMRFLTAYFAVNEGREVVMTGSSRMQERPIKILVEALEQLGVEISYEKAAGYPPIRIKGKKVTASKVTLAANVSSQYISALLLVASKLENGLELTLEGEITSIPYIKMTLALLNDLDIQTSFEGNVIKVYPKAQVASKEMVVESDWSSASYFFSLVALADTASITLSSYKENSLQGDSELVSLYEKLGVKTTFQDNKMTLVKQENFKFETVNFELNNTPDIAQTIVVTCLGLGIGCHLTGLHTLKIKETDRLEALRVELTKLGAEISVTNDSLTLTASENIKHNVKIATYNDHRMAMAFAPLALKVPIIIEDAEVVSKSYPDFWNDLKALAFEIETL
- a CDS encoding nucleotide pyrophosphohydrolase → MDLKNAQLDVDTWIKEHGVRYFNELTNMAQLTEEVGEVARIIARRYGEQSEKESDKNKDLGEELADVVFVVLCLANQTGIDLQAAFDKKMDLKSVRDKDRHKNNDKLK
- a CDS encoding DUF3857 domain-containing protein, whose product is MKFEKLVIVFLLFFGVLKVKAQNYELGKVTIAELKEKTNPKDTAAAATILFKKARTFFTYNKDKGFTANHVYEFKIKIYKREGLKWADQKVRFYIGYESLGDDKLEFSNAITYNLENGSIVKTKLDNQGSFKKKVNQFWNEKTITLPKVKVGSIIEYKYILKSENIVRLPDFDFQYEIPVSYFEYKTDIPEYYIYKPILIGNHKVERGAKFINESQNFNDDYNRSAVLSYNQISAFYVGKDIPALTDEPYVDNIDNYRGSIQHELERVRYPDQPVKDYALTWEGVTTTIFKDKSFGKELNEKNFLLEDVKRLLTNVESPNERLNIIFKFVQSKMNWNEKNDYYTDKGIVKAYADQTGNVAEINFILINMLKLAGIDVNPVLISTTENGVPVYPTRTGFNYVIAAAEIDGKQILLDATNKFTYPGILPLNVLNWRGRLIKDDGTSQEINLVPTNASRYFSNILVKIDNQGKIEGKIRIQRSDYEAYRFRIENANKTEESYLEKLESQLGDLSISDYKIENSRANFSEPVIETFSLVSDNRIEIIGGKIFINPLLFFTRTKNPFNQEVRQMPVCFGYPTHEKFNLSIEIPEGYVVESLPTPVRISSEDKEIVYSLNIVNDGNKVQISSSKEINNTIFAVDHYNGLKDFFSKMILSQNEKIVLKKI